The genomic DNA GGCATCGAAGGCGTCGCCCAGGCCCTGCGCCAATGTCCAGAGCAAGGCCTGCGCCACGGCGTCGTAATCTTCCGGTTTAACGCCGTAATCCATGGCGTTCACCCAGCTTCTGGACGGCGGGCACAATGGTATCGAGCCTGTCGAGCCCCTTTACCGCCACACCAATCATGCTCATCAGTTTCTTGCCCTGCTCTTCCATGTTGCCCTTGAAGAGTGGTTCCAGTTCCG from Alcanivorax sp. includes the following:
- a CDS encoding globin domain-containing protein — translated: MDYGVKPEDYDAVAQALLWTLAQGLGDAFDADTESAWTEAYTLLASTMIDAANY
- a CDS encoding globin domain-containing protein; this encodes MTPEHIARVQASWQQVEGIADQAAALFYQRLFTQAPELEPLFKGNMEEQGKKLMSMIGVAVKGLDRLDTIVPAVQKLGERHGLRR